The proteins below come from a single Fusarium verticillioides 7600 chromosome 3, whole genome shotgun sequence genomic window:
- a CDS encoding malate dehydrogenase (oxaloacetate-decarboxylating)(NADP+), whose translation MGQTLSTMTVASPSGPGSAQNVLNRLFFASGPLRSATSSTLTRASTRSSTVVPPVTVLTATTNNRRPRPSIPRLSYPSFFPFSSPHLSLSMSMASSSPHSTASSEIATPRSRSSTASSPRRLTDSNPMSPVDLSKIEQEIKMAALDQHRGYVQDHYAEVKQDRTPEYVDESNAAGYQIVREPLWNKGLAFTPEERASKNLTGLLPHTMESFETQCARAMKMIQTRQTPIDKYLYLSTLKDQNTDLFYRLLIDNIRELMPLVYTPTIGDVCLQYSSIYTRPEALYISIKQRKSIRAMLRNWPCQDPEICVITDGSRILGLGDLGINGVGISIGKLALYTGAAGIHPSKTLPIVLDCGTNNEENLRDPFYLGLRQKRPSYPEQQAFMDEFMEAAREVFPSMVVQFEDFDSEKAFGYLDRYRNQYRCFNDDIQGTGAVVLGGYIGAVEQSGVPIEEQRLVFMGAGSAGVGVAKQLVEYYTRRGLSEAAARDKFWLVDTKGLVTKDRGDRLAEHKKYFARTDNNGHQYRTLEEVIEYVKPSALVGLTATFGVFTEPVVRALKNSVQEGGLERRPILFPLSNPLTKAECTFEQAIEWTEGTVLFASGSPFNPVKAKFGDETHHTVYHPNQGNNVYIFPGLGLGAILAKASRITDEMVYTSAAALAGSLNADEVHKGLIYPRIERVRDASVIVAREVMKAARRGGVSELPESQWAEWEEWGDVALTTYIKQRIYNPLCFADAKTHL comes from the exons ATGGGCCAAACGCTCTCGACCATGACAGTGGCCTCGCCTTCGGGACCCGGTTCCGCCCAAAACGTCTTAAACCGACTTTTCTTCGCTAGTGGCCCCTTGCGCTCCGCGACATCGTCTACTTTGACCCGTGCTTCTACCCGCTCGTCTACTGTTGTTCCCCCAGTCACTGTTCTCACGGCGACTACTAATAATCGCCGCCCTCGACCCTCAATCCCCAGGCTCTCCTATCCATCCTTCTTTCCGTTCTCATCACCCCATCTCTCATTGTCTATGTCCATGGCGTCTTCGTCTCCTCATAGTACCGCCAGCTCTGAAATTGCCACACCTCGCTCtagatcatcaacagcatcatcccC ACGAAGACTTACAGATTCCAATCCAATGTCCCCCGTCGACCTTTCCAAGATCGAACAAGAAATCAAGATGGCCGCCCTTGATCAACACCGTGGCTACGTCCAAGACCACTATGCCGAGGTCAAGCAGGACCGAACACCTGAATATGTTGACGAGTCCAATGCTGCCGGCTACCAGATTGTCCGAGAACCTCTCTGGAACAAAG GACTTGCCTTCACGCCCGAGGAACGCGCCTCCAAGAACCTCACTGGTCTTCTCCCCCACACAATGGAGAGCTTCGAGACCCAGTGCGCCCGAGCCATGAAGATGATTCAGACCCGTCAGACACCTATCGACAAGTACCTTTACCTGTCCACTCTCAAGGACCAAAATACCGACCTTTTCTATCGTctcctcatcgacaacatccGAGAGCTCATGCCCCTCGTCTATACCCCTACAATCGGCGATGTCTGCTTGCAATACTCTAGCATTTACACTCGCCCCGAGGCTCTGTACATCTCCATCAAGCAGCGAAAGTCCATTCGTGCTATGCTCCGAAACTGGCCTTGCCAGGATCCCGAGATTTGTGTCATCACCGATGGCTCTCGCATTCTTGGTCTGGGCGATCTCGGTATCAACGGTGTCGGTATCTCT ATCGGAAAGCTTGCTCTTTACACCGGCGCTGCTGGTATCCACCCCTCCAAGACCCTTCCCATTGTCCTTGACTGCGGTACCAACAATGAGGAGAACCTGAGGGACCCCTTCTACTTGGGTCTCCGACAAAAGCGACCTTCATACCCTGAGCAGCAGGCTTTCATGGATGAGTTCATGGAGGCTGCCCGCGAGGTTTTCCCCAGCATGGTTGTCCAGTTCGAGGACTTCGACAGTGAGAAGGCCTTTGGTTATCTCGACCGTTACCGAAACCAATACCGATGCTTC AACGACGATATCCAGGGAACTGGTGCCGTCGTGCTGGGTGGATATATTGGCGCCGTTGAGCAGTCTGGTGTTCCAATCGAGGAACAGCGACTAGTCTTCATGGGTGCTGGCTCTGCTGGTGTCGGTGTTGCCAAACAGCTCGTTGAGTACTATACACGCCGTGGATTGAGCGAGGCTGCCGCCCGCGACAAGTTCTGGCTTGTCGAtaccaagggtcttgttACTAAAGACCGTGGTGACCGCCTGGCTGAGCACAAGAAGTACTTTGCCCGAACTGACAACAATGGTCACCAGTACCGTACTCTCGAGGAAGTCATCGAGTATGTCAAGCCCAGTGCCCTGGTTGGTCTCACTGCGACCTTCGGCGTCTTCACCGAGCCCGTTGTCCGCGCTCTCAAGAACTCTGTCCAGGAGGGTGGCCTTGAGCGCCGTCCcattctcttccctcttAGCAACCCTCTCACAAAGGCTGAGTGTACCTTTGAGCAGGCCATTGAGTGGACTGAGGGCACTGTCCTCTTCGCTTCTGGCTCTCCCTTCAACcctgtcaaggccaagtttgGTGACGAAACTCACCACACGGTCTACCACCCCAACCAAGGTAACAATGTTTACATTTTCCctggtctcggtctcggtgcCATCCTGGCCAAGGCTTCTCGAATTACCGACGAGATGGTTTACACCTCTGCCGCTGCTCTGGCCGGCTCCCTAAATGCCGATGAGGTTCACAAGGGCCTTATCTACCCCCGCATTGAGCGTGTCCGTGATGCTAGTGTCATTGTCGCTCGTGAGGTCATGAAGGCCGCTCGACGCGGTGGTGTCTCTGAGCTTCCTGAGTCCCAATGGGCTGAGTGGGAGGAGTGGGGTGATGTTGCCCTGACCACATACATCAAACAGCGTATCTACAACCCCCTTTGCTTTGCTGATGCTAAGACGCATCTGTAA